The proteins below are encoded in one region of Peribacillus muralis:
- a CDS encoding DHA2 family efflux MFS transporter permease subunit, with translation MEKQIKTGPIMAALLVAGFVGLFSETALNIALGELIHIFEVDATTIQWLATGYFLTLGILVPVTGILMQKFTTRQMFLASLFFSIIGTIVAAVAPAFSVLLTARVIQAAGLAIILPLTQNVIFTIFPPHKRGGAMGIMGLVILAGPAFGPTLAGMILDTLSWHFIFWFTIPFLLFSLIFGYIFIPNVNEIRSVSIDFLSVVLSTIGFGGVVYGVSAGGDLGWANTTVMGTIIVGMLALIFFALRQTKMENPMLNLKAFKYPLFVLGLVMNMITFFNMLSMLVVLPMYMQMALIVSAFATGLIMLPGSLLNCVFAPIIGRLFDKYGPRAIITPGTALVAIGYGLYAMYGTETALWIVAATHIVMMLGIGMVLASVQTNTLNALPRQFYPDGIAITQTSQQVSGAIGIAVMISLFSAKQSSYLADVANDLPAAAATGSSLVFKISLLLAIVNVVLSLFLKKPAAH, from the coding sequence GTGGAAAAACAGATAAAAACAGGACCGATAATGGCGGCTCTTTTGGTCGCAGGGTTTGTTGGGCTATTTAGTGAAACTGCATTAAACATCGCATTGGGTGAATTAATCCATATTTTTGAAGTAGATGCGACGACCATACAGTGGCTGGCAACAGGCTACTTTTTGACACTGGGCATTCTAGTGCCGGTTACAGGAATTTTAATGCAAAAGTTTACAACACGCCAAATGTTCTTGGCGTCTTTATTTTTTTCCATCATCGGAACGATCGTCGCGGCAGTGGCCCCGGCGTTTAGTGTGCTATTGACGGCACGTGTCATTCAGGCAGCTGGACTGGCGATCATTTTGCCGTTGACGCAAAATGTCATCTTCACGATTTTTCCGCCGCATAAACGTGGAGGGGCAATGGGGATCATGGGATTGGTCATTTTAGCGGGTCCAGCCTTCGGTCCTACCTTGGCTGGAATGATTTTAGATACGTTATCGTGGCATTTTATATTCTGGTTTACGATTCCGTTTTTATTATTTTCGCTTATTTTTGGCTATATTTTCATTCCGAATGTGAATGAAATCCGATCGGTTTCGATTGATTTCTTGTCAGTTGTGTTATCGACGATAGGCTTTGGCGGCGTTGTGTATGGGGTAAGCGCAGGCGGAGATCTTGGCTGGGCGAATACGACGGTAATGGGCACAATCATCGTGGGGATGCTTGCCCTCATTTTCTTCGCACTCCGTCAAACGAAGATGGAAAACCCGATGCTGAATTTAAAGGCATTCAAGTATCCACTCTTTGTGCTGGGACTTGTGATGAACATGATTACGTTCTTCAACATGTTATCGATGCTTGTTGTGCTGCCGATGTATATGCAAATGGCGTTAATCGTTTCGGCGTTCGCCACTGGCTTGATCATGCTGCCAGGCAGTTTATTGAACTGCGTATTCGCGCCGATTATCGGGCGGCTATTCGATAAATATGGACCTCGCGCCATAATTACTCCGGGGACGGCATTGGTTGCGATTGGCTACGGGCTATATGCCATGTACGGAACGGAAACGGCCCTTTGGATCGTGGCAGCCACGCATATCGTGATGATGCTTGGCATAGGCATGGTACTTGCTTCCGTACAAACGAATACATTGAATGCCTTGCCAAGGCAATTCTATCCGGATGGTATCGCGATTACGCAGACCTCCCAGCAAGTATCAGGGGCAATCGGCATTGCCGTCATGATATCGCTTTTCTCTGCGAAGCAAAGCAGCTATCTGGCTGATGTCGCAAATGACCTGCCGGCAGCGGCTGCTACAGGATCATCACTTGTATTCAAAATCAGTTTACTGCTTGCCATCGTGAATGTGGTGCTTTCATTATTCTTGAAAAAACCGGCTGCACATTGA